From the Penaeus vannamei isolate JL-2024 chromosome 20, ASM4276789v1, whole genome shotgun sequence genome, the window AATTAGGCTCGAATTCCTTGCATGGTTATTTAACGATATTTCAGCGATAAACTTATGGCTTCTGCATTGTCTTCGAGATTAAACTGTCACTGTGTGATCTAGTGAAGTTATTAAATgggattttttcatatatatatatatatatatatatatatatatatatatatatatatatacatatatatatacatatatatatatacatatatacatacatatatatatatatatatatatatatatatatatatatatatatatatatatatatatatatatatatgtataaatgtatacatacatatatatatctgtgtgtgtgtgtgtgtgtgtgtgtgtgtgtgtgtagcaatatAGAAAGGTGTAGTagtgaaaaggatgaagaggagggttaGTTGATGAGTAAATGGGCTAAGGCAGGAATTGGCAAGGGTGGTTAGATCAGAGTTGTCAAAGGAAGAAGTGTGGGATTCTGCAAGGATGCCCATAGGTTAGCAAAATGGGAAAGGGAGTTTAAGGGTGACTAGATCACAGCTTCCGGGGAAATGCCAGGAGGGAGAGAATCCAGGAAGGTTGCTGTTGCGACAAAGAACCACatgtgtatgggggaggggggggggggggcagggcggaTGATGGATGTCGGCAGTTACTGTTTAGAGGGAATGGGAGCAGAGAGATTAGAGGATGGACGAGGTGTAGGCATGTTATCTTGGGTCATGATTAGATAGTTTAAATGGCCTTGAGAGTTTCTGAAGTGGAGTTGTGTAAGTATTTTCTCAAGCATTTTGTCAtcaaatcatcttttttatttgtgtattaatttcgaatttattgaccaacactcctgcaatgcagtcttttcgtgattagtatattatttacatcatcCTAATTAAAACAGCTTGTTGAGCCAtggtgaatggggaggggggggtacgtaacagtaaaaggtaataaagggtacaataggcgaaaatgtttggacaacactgcggTAGAGATTGGGGTGCCTGGATTTAGAATTGCAAAAGAATTtgattgggagaggaagggggtggaagtggaaacgtaagatgaaggaggaatagATACAAAGGGTATGCAGAAAAAAtcttgggaggaaggggaagggcggagcGAAGTGGGAGTACAGTAAGAGAAAAGCTCGTCATCATGCTCCCTGTCTGGCTCCACGTAATGTGAGGCcaaagtttgaatctgagaactgtaGGTAGGGCAACCGCTATAAAATACCTTATAGGAGCTACCGCAATTGGCacacgtgcgtgtttgtgcagaacAGCTTGATCGATCATGATCAGATTGGGCACATAGAAGGCATCGGGCTATGGAGCAACAGTGTTTGGCAGGGTGGCCTAGACGCCTGACATTGACGGGGGGGGAGTTTGATATGGTCAGACAGGGAGACACTCTCCGCCATTGTAAACACCTTAGGGAAGGTCGTGTCTCGGGAGGACGACTTACGGTGGCCTCTCGGGGGAAtggtgtagcactgtactgatactGCATCATGGTCAACGAGGCAGGGGATAAGTCCCCTCCACAATCTGACTAATCCGACAGGGCAGTTTGTCAGGGAGTTGGAGACAGTTCCGGTATAAGcactgagggagggatgaggcttAGCAGGAATGGGTTTGTCAGTAAAGTCAAAGTTGATAATGCTTTGGCTTGGGATTCGGACGTAGCAGTGATTAGTGAGGTTGCAGAAGGAAACTTTAACTTATTTTTGGAAGCAGTGCTGGAAGAGGAGAGTGATGCCATGGTAAGGCATATAGAGTATCTAAATGGAGTATTCAGAAGGTTTGTAGATTTGGGAGCAGTAGATGGACGGGAGCGTGTGAAAGAGGGAGTAATGTTGAAAGAGGTAGTGCtgtggagaggtggatggggtagTCTATGAAGAAATCTGGAGAGGGTAGTATATGAAGAAATATGGAGATGGTAGTATATGAAGAAATCTGTGGGAgttgaggagatgaagaaggggaggttgggggaggaggaatgttTTCTGTAGATTAAGTAATGACTTGGGTGAATGATTTGGACTGGACTGGGGTGATAGTGGCCGTTGTGGAGGGGGGTAGTAGTAACAGTgctcagagtcgtggtcaaaggggaGCCTGGAGTCGGGGAATCGGGGGAATTAAAATCTGTGGGGCTAGATGATAAAGGAGCAAACCTCagtgtcataataataatgcaaaatctTCATTACTAGCCATGGTAAGCCTGGAGTATGCTGAGGAGAGAAATAGTcaacccctcagggtcccctttaCGGATAAGGAATAGACAACTAAACGGGAATACTGTGCCTATGGCTCCCCTAGGCTGATCATGACTGGCACAaaatcagcctttcatcctcacattttcttatttttgttttatttactctttctcttagtcttcccttttctcttcctctttttcttttccattccttcttctgaAAGAATTTTTGTATCTGCAATTTTTGGTATTCAACGGGATCTAGATCAATAAAGCTGGCAATCTCATTTATAACTATCATCCCCAGATTAAATGTGCTTTAGTTTACTGTTGATCGGTTTGCCATGTAAAGTTTTCTTTGAAGTATCTAGTACTGAAGCAGTTGTAGAAAACGGGAATATTCACTCTTTCATTAAAGATTTTCAAAAGCACTCCTCAGAAAATTTCTCGCGTTGATATATGAAAAGTAAAcatataaaattgaaaaaaaggatattgatatatttgtaatactattaataacattaaaagtGCATTCTAATATTCCGTTTTATACcgatttcattaccattatcattgctacatgcccctaaaaaatatacattttctatagCAATACGCATATCTAGTTTCGCAATacgaacgaaaacacacacacacacacacacacacacacacacacacacacacacacacacacacacacacacacacacacgcacacgcacacgcacacgcacacgcacacgcacacgcacacgcacacgcacacgcacacgcacacgcacacacatacatacatacccacacacatgcacgcacgcacgcacccacacacatgtacgcacgcacacacgcacacacacatagataaacagactgatacataaagatagatagaaaattgataataaaaataataataatattaatatactaatataataataatataataataacaacaataacaatatgaataatgacaataacaatgacgatttcgatgacgatgacgatgataatgatgataatggtgatgataatggtgatgatggtggtggtgatgatgatgatgatgatgatgatgataatgatgataatggtgatgatgatgatgataatgatgatggtaatgataatgataatgatgatgatgataatattaacagtaatgataatgatgataataataataataataataataataaaaataataataataatattaacattctcattattattatcaatcatagtaatcataacaataatagcaatagcaataacaataacaataagaatagcaataataataatgataaggatgataatgataatgataatgataatgatgataaggatggtaatgataaggatgataaagatgatgatgataatgataatgataatgatgataatgataatgataatgataatgataatgatgataatgatggtaatgataaggatgataaagataaggatgataatgataatgataatgatgataatgataatgatgataatgataataatagcaataacaataatagcaataacaataataataatatcatgatcattatcattatcattactatcattattattatcatcaatatcattataataataataatataataatcacaataataatcataacaatagcaataacaataataatatcattatcattatcattactattactattattatcatcaataatatcatcatcatcatcatcatcatcatcatcatcatcatcatcatcatcatcatcatcatcatcatcatcatcatcatcatcatcatcatcatcatcatcatcatcatcatcatccattcatttattaataacaataaataaaccaatTAATCAAATAATCAACAAAACCAATCAACTTTTAAAAAGAAGCGACAGAGGCAGACATAAAGAGAATAatgcagagatagaaacagaaacagacaaagactgaGAGTGCATATTTCATGATACTAGTTGCAATTCAGTTCTGCCATTATGTATTTGAGGACAATCCAACAAAAGCATCATATTTCTCTTTGTTGTCCAGCATGcacagagacagaatcagacaaAGGCACTATGgtgcagagacagagatagaggctgagacagacagacacagagacaatggCAAACAggtacacagagacagagacagagacagagacagagtgactcAGACAGAGATTGAGGAttacaggcaaagagagagagagagagatatagagatagagataaaaatagatacagatacagagacacagatggggaaagagaaaaagacagagacggagacatacAGGTATACTGAGACATAAaatgacagaggcagaggcatacAGGTACATAGAAAAATAGAGACTGAGACAggtacacagacgcagacacagagacagagacatacaggtaCACAGAGAAATTGCTGGAGACacaaagcagagacagagatagagacggagaaagacaaaCTGAGACTGCCtagataaatacagagacagaaatagaagcaGGGACAGACACCGAGAATATATTTCACAATAATGGGTGCAATACTGTTTATGaattacatttctttctcttgtggATCAAGTACAGCAAGATGATGAGCTTCACTGTGCTTAAGTATCCAATGGTGATGCTACAAAATAGACTATAAATGAAACAAGTACTTGTAATTGAACTATTTATAAACAACTGGTATTTACACATCTACAAAATGATATCCCACAAGCTTAAActtacaaaatgaataaataaatctctgTTCCAATATGGAATTAACTTCGTAACATATTTACATCAGAAGTCAAAACTCCAACTGAACAAATTACATGGCTCATACTAGTTACCAACCACTCttcaataaaacataaaaacagacaaactctctgatttcattatttcatttgatTCTGTGGAGAAATCTCTTTGTTGCAAATTTACATTTACCTTACAAATGGGATTCTATCTGTTTTTGACTTTACATGCAACAGTACATACCCAATAGAAATAGGTATCATTtacttataaatacattaatacccACTAGTTAAGCAAATCATATTCAACAGCATTCATCAACTCACTTGCAGCTACTTCATCTTTATCGCAAAATGATTCCATGTTCTGTTTTCAACTTCTTCAATATGCAATATCAAAAGAGAATCTTATAACAATGCCTAGTCTTTAATTGCTGCCTGAATGTCTGGCCTGCGATGAGTGCCATCACAAAAAGGGCGGTTGTTTGTCTGCTTGCAGTTACACAGCCAAACATCCATAGTCTTTGGAGCCTTAAACACTACAGGTTTTTGCTTGATCTTCAGGAATGGACTCAGGTGGGTTCCATCACAGAAAGGCtgcaaagaaaatatataatataaaaatattatataacacAAACTTATGAAtttacaacagaaaaaaaacacccacatgcacacacgcaaacccgCAAGCTcgtttcctcactcactcactcactcactcactcactcactcactcactcactcactcactcactcactcactcactcactcactcactcactcactcactcactcactcactcactcactcactcactcactcactctctctctctctctctctctctctctctctctcacactctcaagcactctcattctcttacccacactattactcttactctcactcacactcacactctcactctcactctcactctcactctcactctcactctcactctcactctcactctcactctcactctcactctcactcactctcactctcttattcacACTCACTTGATAATGGGAAATAAAAAAGTGAGACTTATTTGATAATACTTTAAAGGTAAATCACTCTGTCAAAAAACACAAGTAATAAAACTGAAATGATTCAAATTATTTCACAGACAGTGAACAGAAAAAAGTGATATACCTATACACCTTGAATAATATAGtataaaaatgtaaaagagaaaagggaaagtatgTCTGCAACAACTGTTTACTAGTTGAGTTACCTTAGAAAATATCTATCAATTGGTTAACATTGACTCAGTATGATTAAATTCTTGGCattcatatactgtacatacttgGGATACACAGTAGGAAACAGGACCAAGTAAATATTTTGTATGTGCAGCGCCCTCTGTATACTTTTAACATAGAACACTTCATTACCTACTTCAAGTCCATGCTTACAGAAAGGATTTGCCTGTAAGCTTGAATACATGAATGATCTGTGGCTAACTGTAGTAGAAAAAGAGTAGAGATTAGAGAAACATTCTTAGTTTCACTATCTAACTTCTCAAatgtttttcgatttttgttttctttctctctttctttttacatttttttctctgctcATTTCTACTGTAAATTTACTTctaggtaattaaaaaaaaaaagaatgttcatCTTAAAAAGTCACATTTCTTACCTGAGTTTTACTATTGCCACAACAGCACCAAATATACTTCTTGCCTTCTTTTAAAGTAAACTTGAAGGGCTTCTTGTCGTAAATTTTTCCTTTGTCCTGAAAAAACTCAAGTTGCCATTCTCGCTCCTTCAAGACTACATCTGGCCCCTTCACAGCTTTACCACAGGCCACTGTACTCTGTAAGcaataattattttccttttaaatatCCATCTCAAACATTTATTTAAGATCAAGCAAAATAAAGGTCTATgaactttgtgtgtctgtgtaaaaaatatcaaattaacaattaccttttcattattaaaaaactaaaacaatacaaaaaactaATAACTAGACaaactatctctgtctatctgcctgcctgcctgtctgtctatctgtctgtctgtctgtctgtctgtctgtctgtctgtctgtctgtctgtctgtctgtctgtctgtctgtctgtctgtctgtctgtctgtctgtctgtctgtctgcctgtcggcCTGTCGGCCTGTCggcctgcccgcctgcccgcctgcccgcctgcccgcctgcccgcctgcccgcctgcccgcctgcccgcctgcccgcctctatgtctgtgtctgtgtctgtgtctgtgtctctcttttatcaccctccctcaatcttttttattactttttaaaattcCCCTACCtcaaattatattcataatcatttaaaTAATGGTCTTGTTTGATaggatacatataaacacaataaaTCATCTATAATATATCTAATGACTACATGGCAGTAACCCTTTTCCAAAGGCAACCTTCAAAATATTCCAAGAAGTGTTTGGCAAGCTTATGGTTGATTCTTCAGGGCCATACATATCAAAACAGATGACACCAAGCTCATAGCACTTTTAGGGATGAAGCAAAAAACAATCTTTTCCTTAAAACAAATTGTGAAATGCATTCAAAATTACTTTAAAATGGTCACAATATGTAAGCTTTATAATAAGCCACAACacactatgatatatataatggatactATTCCCCAAAAGATGACTCTACACTGTCAATTCTTATTCAAAGACTCACATCTATAAATTAGCTTTGCCACTCTCTTTACTTATATCATGTTATTGTATAATTAATACATAAACAATATTACCTCAATGTACATGATCCTTCCATTCTGAAATGTCAAATGTGGAAACCAGAATATATATACTGAAAGCCTGGTATCAAACATATACTCTctgttcagtcttttttttttttttattattatatatacagtgtCAATTTCTGGTATCCAGGGTGATTCTGAAGGGACTAATGGTAGCCTTGATGCACAGAGCAGGAACTACATACAAGAATTACAAACATGAATAATATCAAAGCAATTAAGAGCAAAAACATgataatatatctatccataaacATTTAAGCATACATGAATTTAAATTACAAATTTGAACACTGTcttgtacatttaaatatacaaatatgctgATACCCATTGTAAatctataatcataattttatcaatagCAAGGCAGAGAACGGTGACAAGA encodes:
- the LOC113805591 gene encoding CDGSH iron-sulfur domain-containing protein 3, mitochondrial: MATTRVISRIPAFFPRRHLSTSTVACGKAVKGPDVVLKEREWQLEFFQDKGKIYDKKPFKFTLKEGKKYIWCCCGNSKTQPFCDGTHLSPFLKIKQKPVVFKAPKTMDVWLCNCKQTNNRPFCDGTHRRPDIQAAIKD